The DNA segment AACAGGCGAAGTAATCGATTAAGAAAGAGAGGAGGCCAAAAAACAGTGAGTAGATTACATGACAGCTACAACAGTGAAATTGTTGATGCGTTGACAAAAAAATTTGAATACAAGAATGTTATGGAAGTGCCGAAACTTTCAAAGATCGTTATTAACATGGGTGTCGGTGAGGCAAAAGAGAATGCGAAAGTATTAGATGCTGCAGTCAGTGATCTGACAGCGATCTCAGGTCAGAAACCGGTTCTTACAAAAGCAAAAAAATCTGTTGCTAACTTTAAGATCAGAGAAGGAATGCCGATTGGATGCAAAGTTACCTTACGAGGTGAGAGAATGTATGAATTCCTCGATCGTCTGGTAAATCTTGCACTTCCTCGTGTTCGAGATTTCCGCGGTGTGAATCCTAATGCGTTTGACGGAAGAGGAAATTATGCCCTAGGTATCAAAGAGCAGTTAATCTTCCCTGAAATCGAATATGACAAAGTCGACAAAGTTCGTGGAATGGATATTATCTTCGTTACAACAGCGAAAACAGATGAAGAAGCTAGAGAATTATTGGCTCAGTTCAATATGCCGTTTGCTAAATAAGGAGGAAATATGGCTAAAAAGTCAATGAAAATTAAACAGCAGCGTGCACCGAAATACTCTTCAAGAGCGTATAATCGCTGCAGAATATGTGGTCGTCCGCATGGATATTTAAGAAAATATGGAATCTGCAGAATTTGCTTCCGTGAGTTAGCATATAAGGGTCAGATCCCGGGAGTTAAAAAAGCGAGCTGGTGACCGAAAGCAACTTAGCGAAAGCAAGCCATAGGCGTTGAGCTTAATGCGAGGCTGTTCGTGAACCTTAACGAGTACGAAGTACGAGTTTAGTTGAACGAACCACCCTCTGTTCTCGATACCCCCTGGAGCATGAGCTTAGTTGAATGAACTCACCCGTCACGATAGATATAGAAGGAGGAAAAACAATGACAATGAGTGATCCTATTGCAGATATGCTTACAAGAATTCGTAATGCAAATACTGCAAAGCATGATACCGTAGATGTTCCGGCATCAAAGATGAAAATCGCTATTGCTGATATCCTTGTTGATGAAGGCTATATTGCCAAATATAACATTATTGATGAGGGAAGCTTTAAAACAATCCATATTGTGTTAAGATATGGTGCGGATAAAAATGAAAAGATTATTACAGGCTTAAAGAGAATTTCAAAGCCTGGACTTCGAGTATATGTTAACAAAGACCAACTTCCAAGAGTACTTGGTGGCCTGGGCATAGCAATTATTTCTACGAATAAAGGTGTCATCACAGATAAAGAAGCGAGAAAACAGAACGTCGGCGGAGAAGTACTTGCATTCGTGTGGTGACCGAAAGCAACTTAGCGATTGACGAGCCGGTAGGCGAAGACAGAGCTTAGTGCGAGGTCGTTCGCGAACCTTAACGAGTACAAAGTACGAGTTTAGTTGAGTGAACTTACCCGTGGAAAGCAACTTAGCGATTGACGAGCCGGTAGGCGAAGACAGAGCTTAGTGCGAGGTCGTTCGCGAACCTTAACGAGTACAAAGTGCGAGTTTAGTTGAGTGAACTCACCCGTGGAAAGCAACTTAGCGATTGACGAGCCGGTAGGCGAAGACAGAGCTTAGTGTGCTGTTGTTTATAAATTAGAAATACTGAAAACAGAAGAGGACGTTTTTTATAAGATCTTCCTCTTCCGAGAATTTAAGTTATAGGAGGAAATTTGGTATGTCACGTATTGGAAGACAGCCAGTTGTTGTTCCTGACGGCGTAACAGTCGAGATTAAAGAGAACAATGATGTAATAGTTAAAGGACCAAAAGGAACACTTGAGAGGTCCCTCCCAATTGAAATGGAAATTAAATTGGAAGATGGAAAGGTAATTGTTACCAGACCAAATGATCAAAAAAAGATGAAATCATTACACGGCTTGACCAGAACACTGATTTCAAACATGGTTATCGGTGTGAAAGATGGCTTTGAGAAGACTCTTGAGGTTAACGGTGTAGGTTATAGAGCTGCAAAACAGGGCAAGAAACTTGTACTAACATTAGGCTACTCTCATCCGGTAGAAATGAATGATCCAGAGGGATTGGAATCCATTGTAGACGGAAATAAAATTACCATAAAGGGAACCGACAAAGAAAAAGTAGGCCAATACGCTGCTGAAATCAGAGACAAGAGAAGACCCGAACCTTACAAGGGCAAGGGAATCAAGTATACTGATGAAGTGATCAGACGTAAAGTTGGTAAAACTGGTAAGAAATAAATAAGGAGAGTGTGGAAATGATTAATAAAGTATCAAGAACGCAAGTTCGCCAGAAAAAGCATAGAAGAATGCGTAATCATATCGCTGGTACCGCTGCTAAGCCACGTCTTTGTGTGTTTAGAAGCAACAATCATATGTATGCTCAGATTATTGATGATACAGTTGGAAGTACTTTGGTTTCCGCTTCTACTCTTCAGAAAGACGTAAAAGCAGAATTAGAGAAAACCAATGATGTCAAAGCAGCAGCATATCTCGGCAGTGTAATAGGAAAAAAAGCGGTTGATGCAGGTATCACTGAAGTCGTTTTCGACAGAGGCGGTTTCATATATCAGGGTAAAGTTCAGGCATTAGCAGATGGAGCCCGCGAGGCAGGTCTGAAATTCTAGGAAAGGAAGGAAAAGAACACATGAGACATACAATCATTGATGCCAGCCAGTTAGAACTGGAAGAGAAAGTCGTATCTATCAAACGTGTTACCAAGGTTGTTAAAGGTGGTCGTAACTTCCGTTTTACTGCTTTAGTAGTAGTTGGTGACCACAACGGACATGTTGGCGCAGGTCTTGGAAAGGCAGCAGAAATTCCGGAAGCAATTCGCAAGGGAAAAGAAGATGCCACTAAGAAGTTGATCACTGTTGCTACAGATGAGTACAATAGTATCACACATGATGTTATCGGAAAATACGGCAGTTCCAACGTACTGCTTAAGAGAGCTCCCGATGGTACTGGAGTAATTGCAGGAGGACCTACACGTGCCGTAATAGAGATGGCCGGAATTAAGAATATTCGTACAAAGTCTTTAGGCTCGAATAACAAGCAAAATGTAGTTTTAGCGGCAATTGAAGGACTTAGTCAGTTAAAGACACCTGAAGAGGTAGCTAAACTCCGTGGAAAATCAGTTGATGAGATTCTGGCTTAAAGGAGGACGAAAAAATGGCAGATAAATTAAAAATAACCTTAGTAAAGTCTACGATTGGTGCAATACCAAAGCATAAAAAGACTGTAGAAGCGCTGGGACTTAGAAAACTTAACAAGACAGTTGAGATGCCAGATAATCCTGCCGTACGCGGTATGATTCATCAGGTAAGCCATCTGGTTAAAGTAGAAGAGGCTTAAACGTTTAGAATTATAGAAGGAGGTACCATAATGGACTTATCAAATTTACAGCCTGCCGAAGGTTCCAGACAGAGCAATATGTTCCGAAAAGGCCGTGGACATGGATCGGGTAACGGAAAAACAGCCGGCAAGGGACATAAAGGGCAGAAAGCCCGTTCGGGAAAAGGACCGAGACCAGGCTTTGAAGGCGGACAGATGCCGTTGTACAGACGTCTTCCCAAGAGAGGATTTAAGAACATAAACTCTAAGGAGATTGTCGGCATTAATGTCAGCGCTTTAGATCGTTTCGAAGATGGCGCAGAAGTAACTGTAGCTTCATTAGTTGAGAGTGGGATTGTGACCAATCCAAAAGATGGAGTTAAGATCTTAGGTAGTGGTGAAATTTCCAGGAAACTGACAGTGAAAGTGAATGCCTTTAGTGAAAGCGCAAAAGCTAAGATTGAGGCAGCAGGTGGAACAGCCGAGGTGATCTAATGTTTAAAACATTAAGAAACGCATTTAAGATCAAGGAAATTCGAAAAAAAATATTTTATGTTTTAATGATGTTGGTTGTGATCCGTTTCGGGTCACAACTTCCAGTACCCGGTGTTAATACTGCTTTCTTTGCTGATTTTTTTAAGAATAACAGTAATGAAGCCTTCAGTTTTCTGAATGCATTTACAGGAGGAGGATTTGATAATTTTTCAATCTTTGCACTCAGTATTACACCTTATATTACATCCTCTATCATTATACAGCTTCTGACGATTGCCATCCCGAGCCTGGAAGAGATGCAAAGGGATGGAGAAGATGGAAGAAAAAAGATTACAGCACTTACGCGTTACGTTACAGTAGGGCTTGCTTTATTCGAATCGGTAGCTATGGCTGTCGGTTTTGGGAACAAAGGACTTCTGAATGATATGACGTTAATTAACGTAATTGTTGCCGTTGCATCTCTTACAGCCGGTTCAGCTTTCCTGATGTGGGCAGGAGAACAGATCAATGACAAAGGGGTCGGAAATGGTATCTCCATGGTCCTGCTTATTAATATCTTATCGCGAATACCGACAGATATGGTGACTTTGTTTAATAAGTTTATCAAAGGTAAAACTATTGCAAAAGGTGTTTTGGCAGGAGTTATTATATTCTTGATTATTCTTGTACTCACTGTTTTCGTTTTAGTGTTAAATGGTGCAGAGCGAAGGATTCCTGTCCAGTATTCTAAGAAAATGCAGGGAAGAAGAATGGTAGGCGGTCAGTCTTCCAATATTCCTCTGAAAGTCAATACAGCAGGAGTTATGCCAATTATCTTCACATCGTCAATTATGTCTTTCCCTGGAATTATCGCATCTTTTATCGGAAAAGCAAATGTAGGCGGATGGGGCGGAAAAGTTTTGGGTGTACTCAACTCCGCGAATTGGTTCAAAAAAGATAATATGTTTAATACGATTGGATTGATTCTCTATGTTGTATTAGTGATATTCTTTGCTTACTTTTATACTTCAATTACTTTTAATCCATTGGAAGTTGCAGATAACATGAAAAAACAAGGCGGTTTTATACCAGGCATTCGTCCGGGGAAAGCTACTGTCGAATATTTGAATTCAATCTTGAATTATGTTATTTTTATAGGTGCTGCAGGGCTTACAATTGTAGCAATCATACCGTTTTTCTTTAACGGCATGTTTAATGCAACCGTTTCCTTTGGCGGAACATCCCTTATTATTATAGTATCTGTCATACTGGAGACATTAAAACAGGTTGAATCTATGATGCAGGTTCGTAATTATAAAGGATTTTTGAACGATTAAGAACGTTTACATTGGGCTGTGGCGTGTAATTCCGTCATAGCCTTTATGGGATTGGAGATGAAAGATGAAGATCATTATGTTAGGTGCACCGGGTGCCGGAAAAGGAACTCAGGCTGAAAAAATAGCGGATCGATATCATATACCACATATCTCAACAGGGGACATATTCCGTGCGAATATCAGTGAGGGGACGGAACTTGGTAAAAAAGTAAAAAAGTATATTGATCAGGGACAGCTGGTTCCGGACGAACTGACTTGCGATTTGGTCGTGGACCGTATTTCAAAATCTGATGCGGCAAATGGTTATGTATTGGATGGATTTCCGAGAACAATTCCACAGGCAAAAACCCTCACGGACGCTATGGATGAGCGAAATGAAAAAATTGATTATGCAATCAGTGTAGAAGTGCCTGATAAGGACATCATAGAACGTATGTCAGGACGCAGAGTATGTCCCGGATGTGGTGCCACATATCATATCAAACATCAGCCGCCAAAGCAGGAAGGGATCTGCGATAAATGTAAAAAAGAGCTGGCGATGAGAGATGACGATCAGCCGGAAACTGTGAAAAAACGACTGAAAGTTTATCATGAACAGACCAGTCCGCTGATTGACTTCTATCGCACTCAGGATGTTTTATATCAAGTTGATGGTACAACTGGTATTGAAACGGTATTTTGCGATATAATGAAAATATTAGGAGTATAAAGCGATGTCTGTATCTATTAAAAATGCCAGGGAAATTGAGCTGATGAGATATGCGGGACATCTGTTGGAAAAGGTCCATGACGAACTGGGTCAGGCTATTAAGCCGGGAATGTCAACCTGGGATATTGATCATCTAGGTGAAGAGATTATCCGCAGTTTTGGATGTACACCGAACTTCCTTAATTATGAAGGATATCCTGCATCTATTTGTGTATCAGTCAATCAAGAAGTTGTACATGGGATTCCAAAAAAGAATCGCATCTTAAAAGAAGGCGATATCGTAAGTCTTGATGCTGGCCTTATCTACAAAGGATATCATTCCGATGCCGCACGTACACATGCAGTAGGAGAGATCAGCGATGAGGCAGAAAAACTCATACAAGTTACAGAACAAAGCTTTTTCGAAGGAATCAGGATGGCAAAAGCAGGGAATCACTTGCATCAGATATCGGCAGCAATTGGTAATTACGCAGAAAGCTTTGGATACGGTGTTGTTCGAGATCTTACAGGTCATGGAATCGGTACACATCTTCATGAAGACCCGATGATTCCGAACTTTGCATGTAAGAGCCGTGGAATTCGTCTGCAGCCGGGCATGACACTTGCAATTGAACCTATGATAACACAGGAAAGTCCTGAAATTTACTGGTTGGATGATGACTGGACAGTTGTCACAGCAGATGGAAAACTCTCAGCACATTATGAGAATACAATTCTGATTACTGAGGATGAGCCTGAGATCCTGACTTTGACACACGTGAGGTGAGGCCATGAGAGATCCCAGCGTTGGCATGTTTGCAAGAAGCCTTGCAGGACATGATAAAGGAAGACTATATATTATCATTAAAACAGACGATGAGTATCTTTATCTGGCAGATGGAAAAAACCATACTGTGCTTCGTCCAAAGAAAAAGAAAAGAAAACACATCCAACATGAATCAGAGCTGTCTGAGATTATAGGTGAGAGGATTGCAGCAAAAAGCCCAATCCTTGATGAAGATATTATCAAAGCAATGAAAACCAAGGAGGTTTAAGAATGTCAAAATCAGATGCAATTGAAGTGGAAGGCAAAGTGCTCGAGAAACTTCCCAATGCTATGTTCAAAGTAGAACTGGAGAATAAGCATGTTGTCCTTGCTCACATCAGTGGAAAACTCCGTATGAATTATATCCGTATCCTTCCGGGAGACAAAGTGACCATTGAGCTGTCACCGTATGACCTGGATAAAGGACGTATTATCTGGAGAGATAAATAATTTAAAGCCTTTAGACGATTCATCAACTTATCGGAAGGAAAGCAAATGCCTTCATAAGCCGCTTGCTTTCCTTCCGATAAGTTATACATACTGTTATGAAGGCGTTGTATACCTCTATGGTATGATTTGTCAGGATTCCTTGACAAAAATAGATTGACGTATAGAAGCAAAAAGGCTATAATAGAGTTTGTTGACCGGAATCAAGAGCATAATTAATTTGGCTTCATGAGACGTTTTTCATACTTTTTAGGGTGTGAATCATAATCAGAAAACTGAAAATCCAAGGGATTGGATTTTTTTTTAAATTCATATGTCCATCTAGTAAAGACAAATGTATAAAAAAGAAAAGGAGTAGTACCAATGACGAAGTATGTGGGTAAGAGAATTGTTCTTGCTTTGGTCACGTTGTTTATCGTATGTGGTATCACGTTTTTTGCGATGAATGCCATTCCCGGCGGGCCATTCGACGGAGAAAAAGCCATTTCACCTGAAGTGAAGGCAGAGATGGAAAAGAGATTTAACCTTGATAAACCGGTTTCTCAGCAATTTATAATTTACATGAAGAACATATTACACGGCGATTTTGGTGTATCAGCGAAAACAGGTCGTGATATAGGAAAAACGATATCAACTTCCTTTAAAGTATCGGCTAAACTGGGTGCGATGGCAATTATAACTGCTGTTGTTTTTGGGGTGATTCTTGGGAGTAGTGCTGCTCTTACAAGAAATCATTTACCGGACAGGCTGATTATATTTTTATCTACATTAATATCTGCACTGCCAAGCT comes from the Blautia liquoris genome and includes:
- a CDS encoding type Z 30S ribosomal protein S14; this encodes MAKKSMKIKQQRAPKYSSRAYNRCRICGRPHGYLRKYGICRICFRELAYKGQIPGVKKASW
- the rplR gene encoding 50S ribosomal protein L18; its protein translation is MINKVSRTQVRQKKHRRMRNHIAGTAAKPRLCVFRSNNHMYAQIIDDTVGSTLVSASTLQKDVKAELEKTNDVKAAAYLGSVIGKKAVDAGITEVVFDRGGFIYQGKVQALADGAREAGLKF
- the map gene encoding type I methionyl aminopeptidase, which produces MSVSIKNAREIELMRYAGHLLEKVHDELGQAIKPGMSTWDIDHLGEEIIRSFGCTPNFLNYEGYPASICVSVNQEVVHGIPKKNRILKEGDIVSLDAGLIYKGYHSDAARTHAVGEISDEAEKLIQVTEQSFFEGIRMAKAGNHLHQISAAIGNYAESFGYGVVRDLTGHGIGTHLHEDPMIPNFACKSRGIRLQPGMTLAIEPMITQESPEIYWLDDDWTVVTADGKLSAHYENTILITEDEPEILTLTHVR
- a CDS encoding adenylate kinase; the protein is MKIIMLGAPGAGKGTQAEKIADRYHIPHISTGDIFRANISEGTELGKKVKKYIDQGQLVPDELTCDLVVDRISKSDAANGYVLDGFPRTIPQAKTLTDAMDERNEKIDYAISVEVPDKDIIERMSGRRVCPGCGATYHIKHQPPKQEGICDKCKKELAMRDDDQPETVKKRLKVYHEQTSPLIDFYRTQDVLYQVDGTTGIETVFCDIMKILGV
- the rpmD gene encoding 50S ribosomal protein L30 — translated: MADKLKITLVKSTIGAIPKHKKTVEALGLRKLNKTVEMPDNPAVRGMIHQVSHLVKVEEA
- the rplF gene encoding 50S ribosomal protein L6 encodes the protein MSRIGRQPVVVPDGVTVEIKENNDVIVKGPKGTLERSLPIEMEIKLEDGKVIVTRPNDQKKMKSLHGLTRTLISNMVIGVKDGFEKTLEVNGVGYRAAKQGKKLVLTLGYSHPVEMNDPEGLESIVDGNKITIKGTDKEKVGQYAAEIRDKRRPEPYKGKGIKYTDEVIRRKVGKTGKK
- a CDS encoding KOW domain-containing RNA-binding protein gives rise to the protein MRDPSVGMFARSLAGHDKGRLYIIIKTDDEYLYLADGKNHTVLRPKKKKRKHIQHESELSEIIGERIAAKSPILDEDIIKAMKTKEV
- the infA gene encoding translation initiation factor IF-1, coding for MSKSDAIEVEGKVLEKLPNAMFKVELENKHVVLAHISGKLRMNYIRILPGDKVTIELSPYDLDKGRIIWRDK
- the rplE gene encoding 50S ribosomal protein L5 → MSRLHDSYNSEIVDALTKKFEYKNVMEVPKLSKIVINMGVGEAKENAKVLDAAVSDLTAISGQKPVLTKAKKSVANFKIREGMPIGCKVTLRGERMYEFLDRLVNLALPRVRDFRGVNPNAFDGRGNYALGIKEQLIFPEIEYDKVDKVRGMDIIFVTTAKTDEEARELLAQFNMPFAK
- the rpsH gene encoding 30S ribosomal protein S8 — translated: MTMSDPIADMLTRIRNANTAKHDTVDVPASKMKIAIADILVDEGYIAKYNIIDEGSFKTIHIVLRYGADKNEKIITGLKRISKPGLRVYVNKDQLPRVLGGLGIAIISTNKGVITDKEARKQNVGGEVLAFVW
- the rpsE gene encoding 30S ribosomal protein S5; the protein is MRHTIIDASQLELEEKVVSIKRVTKVVKGGRNFRFTALVVVGDHNGHVGAGLGKAAEIPEAIRKGKEDATKKLITVATDEYNSITHDVIGKYGSSNVLLKRAPDGTGVIAGGPTRAVIEMAGIKNIRTKSLGSNNKQNVVLAAIEGLSQLKTPEEVAKLRGKSVDEILA
- the rplO gene encoding 50S ribosomal protein L15 → MDLSNLQPAEGSRQSNMFRKGRGHGSGNGKTAGKGHKGQKARSGKGPRPGFEGGQMPLYRRLPKRGFKNINSKEIVGINVSALDRFEDGAEVTVASLVESGIVTNPKDGVKILGSGEISRKLTVKVNAFSESAKAKIEAAGGTAEVI
- the secY gene encoding preprotein translocase subunit SecY; the encoded protein is MFKTLRNAFKIKEIRKKIFYVLMMLVVIRFGSQLPVPGVNTAFFADFFKNNSNEAFSFLNAFTGGGFDNFSIFALSITPYITSSIIIQLLTIAIPSLEEMQRDGEDGRKKITALTRYVTVGLALFESVAMAVGFGNKGLLNDMTLINVIVAVASLTAGSAFLMWAGEQINDKGVGNGISMVLLINILSRIPTDMVTLFNKFIKGKTIAKGVLAGVIIFLIILVLTVFVLVLNGAERRIPVQYSKKMQGRRMVGGQSSNIPLKVNTAGVMPIIFTSSIMSFPGIIASFIGKANVGGWGGKVLGVLNSANWFKKDNMFNTIGLILYVVLVIFFAYFYTSITFNPLEVADNMKKQGGFIPGIRPGKATVEYLNSILNYVIFIGAAGLTIVAIIPFFFNGMFNATVSFGGTSLIIIVSVILETLKQVESMMQVRNYKGFLND